The following proteins are encoded in a genomic region of Sneathiella marina:
- the gltB gene encoding glutamate synthase large subunit: MKKDIKKMAAENTAGEEFVKSWTENATFLQENGLYDPAEEKDNCGVGLVAAIDGKPSRAVVAAGIDALKAVWHRGAVDADGKTGDGCGIHVQIPQDFFKEHITRTGHEPIEGKLAVGMVFLPRTDFEGQETCRTIVETEILAFGYYIYGWRQVPVNASIIGEKANATRPEIEQIMIANTRGVDDNEFERDLYIIRRRIEKKVLEAHINEFYICTLSCRSIIYKGMFLAEQLSSFYPDLLDERFVSNFAIYHQRYSTNTFPTWNLAQPFRVLAHNGEINTIRGNVNWMKSHEIRMVSSAFGEKSDDVKPIIQAGSSDSAALDAVFEVLVRAGRSAPMSKTLLIPESWANRESMPPKHKALYAYCNSVMEPWDGPAAICATDGRWVIAGMDRNGLRPLRYTITGDGMLVVGSETGMVPVNESKIVRKGRVGPGQMIGVDLKKGTFYFDGELKDKMASAKPFDKWIENIVNLGDTLSGAEEPRHFERKELRQRQLCSGWSMEDLELLLQPMVEEGKEAVGSMGDDTPLAVLSKHYRGLHHYFRQRFSQVTNPPIDSLRERRVMTLKTRLGNLNNILDEDKSQAEILSLESPILTNGEFDAMQAYMGNSAEVIDCTFDPSEGPDALTKALQKIRKEAENAVRGGCAHLILSDMGTSSTLAPIPSILAAAGVHTHLVNEGLRTFTSINVRSGECLDVQYFAVLIGVGATTVNAYLLQETILDRFDRGLFTGLDLQSCLMRAKDAVNQGLLKVMSKMGISVISSYRGGYNFEAVGLSRALVAEFFPGMPSRISGIGLPGIQHKILAQHEKAFKEDIISLPVGGLYRFRASGEVHSFDGELVHMLQTAVDKDSYSLYKKYSDGMRQMAPVNLRDLMDFKSDREPISIDEVESITEIRKRFVTGAMSLGALSKEAHETLAIAMNRIGGKSDSGEGGEDVSRYKPQANGDNANSAIKQIASGRFGVTAEYLNNCEEIEIKIAQGAKPGEGGQLPGFKVSEMIAKLRNSTPGVTLISPPPHHDIYSIEDLAQLIYDLKQINPEARVCVKLVAEAGIGTVAAGVAKAKADVIMISGNSGGTGASPQTSVKYAGVPWEMGLPEVNQVLTLNKLRPGILLRVDGGMKTGRDIVMSALMGGEEFGLGTGALVALGCILVRQCHSNTCPVGICTQDEDLRKKYEGNADKVVNLFSFLAEEVREILAELGYRSLQEIVGRSSLLSQVSRGSAHLDDLDLNPLLVEADSGDNPRYCINDGPVPVPETLDAQMIMDAASVFTKGGEKKQLAYSIRNTHRAIGTKLSSRIVRQFGMTGLESGHITVRLRGSAGQSLGAFAVQGLRLEVLGDANDYCGKGLSGGSIIVRPLTSSPLKWNDNTIIGNTVLYGATSGYLFAAGQAGERFAVRNSGAISVVEGCGTNGCEYMTGGMITVLGPVGDNFGAGMTGGMAFIYDTEDTLPTSINDESVIYQRVTSKHWAGILKDMVAQHAAETHSPLAQSLVADWDWELGKFYQVCPKEMLNKLAYPLSDDLELETA; the protein is encoded by the coding sequence ATGAAAAAAGACATAAAAAAAATGGCAGCGGAAAATACGGCTGGCGAGGAATTCGTCAAATCCTGGACCGAAAACGCGACGTTCCTGCAGGAAAATGGTTTGTATGACCCAGCAGAAGAAAAAGATAATTGCGGTGTCGGTCTGGTTGCGGCCATTGACGGAAAGCCTTCCAGAGCCGTTGTTGCGGCGGGTATCGATGCGCTGAAGGCGGTTTGGCATCGCGGAGCTGTGGATGCGGATGGCAAAACCGGCGACGGCTGCGGCATTCACGTGCAGATCCCGCAGGATTTCTTTAAGGAGCATATCACGCGTACAGGGCATGAGCCGATCGAGGGCAAGCTCGCCGTTGGCATGGTGTTTTTGCCGAGAACCGATTTCGAAGGCCAGGAAACCTGCCGGACAATTGTCGAAACCGAAATTCTGGCGTTCGGCTACTATATTTATGGCTGGCGGCAAGTCCCGGTGAATGCCAGCATTATTGGCGAAAAAGCCAACGCCACCCGGCCCGAAATTGAACAGATCATGATCGCCAATACGCGCGGTGTTGATGATAACGAGTTTGAGCGCGACTTGTATATTATCCGCCGTCGGATCGAGAAAAAGGTCCTTGAGGCGCATATCAACGAGTTTTACATTTGCACATTGTCTTGTCGGTCCATCATTTATAAGGGGATGTTTCTGGCGGAGCAGTTATCAAGTTTCTATCCTGATTTGCTGGATGAGCGGTTTGTCTCCAATTTTGCCATCTATCATCAGCGCTATTCGACCAATACGTTCCCGACCTGGAATCTGGCGCAGCCTTTCCGGGTTCTTGCCCATAATGGTGAAATCAATACAATCCGCGGCAACGTCAACTGGATGAAAAGCCATGAAATTCGAATGGTTTCCTCGGCATTTGGCGAAAAGTCAGACGATGTGAAACCGATTATCCAGGCTGGCAGCTCGGACAGCGCGGCGCTGGATGCGGTGTTTGAAGTGCTTGTCCGGGCGGGCCGAAGCGCGCCCATGTCCAAGACGTTGCTTATTCCGGAAAGCTGGGCCAATCGCGAGTCAATGCCTCCTAAACACAAGGCGCTCTATGCCTATTGTAATTCTGTGATGGAACCCTGGGACGGCCCGGCGGCGATTTGTGCCACCGACGGCCGGTGGGTCATCGCCGGTATGGACAGAAACGGTTTGCGGCCGCTGCGCTACACTATAACAGGTGATGGAATGCTGGTGGTTGGATCGGAGACAGGCATGGTGCCGGTCAATGAATCCAAGATTGTCCGTAAAGGACGTGTTGGCCCCGGTCAGATGATTGGTGTCGATTTGAAAAAGGGCACCTTTTACTTCGATGGCGAGCTGAAGGACAAGATGGCTTCGGCGAAGCCCTTTGATAAATGGATCGAAAATATCGTTAATCTCGGGGACACCTTGAGCGGTGCTGAAGAACCCCGGCATTTCGAGCGCAAGGAGCTGCGTCAGCGACAGCTCTGTTCCGGCTGGAGTATGGAAGATCTTGAACTCCTGCTGCAGCCCATGGTTGAGGAGGGCAAGGAAGCCGTCGGGTCCATGGGGGACGATACCCCGCTTGCGGTGCTCTCCAAGCATTATCGGGGCTTGCATCACTATTTCCGGCAACGCTTCAGTCAGGTTACCAATCCGCCTATCGACAGCTTGCGCGAACGCCGGGTCATGACCTTGAAAACCCGGCTTGGTAACCTCAACAATATTCTGGATGAGGATAAAAGTCAGGCGGAAATTCTGTCTCTGGAATCCCCCATTTTGACCAATGGCGAGTTTGATGCCATGCAGGCATATATGGGAAACAGCGCAGAGGTCATCGATTGCACGTTCGACCCTTCTGAAGGCCCGGATGCGTTGACCAAGGCTTTACAGAAAATCCGTAAAGAGGCGGAAAATGCGGTGCGTGGTGGTTGTGCCCATTTGATCCTGAGCGATATGGGGACCTCCAGCACATTGGCGCCAATACCGTCCATACTGGCGGCGGCCGGCGTTCATACGCATTTGGTCAATGAAGGACTGCGGACATTTACCTCCATCAATGTGCGCAGTGGTGAATGTCTGGACGTGCAGTATTTTGCTGTCCTCATTGGTGTCGGGGCTACGACCGTCAACGCCTATTTGCTGCAGGAAACCATCCTGGATCGTTTTGATCGCGGATTGTTTACAGGGCTGGATTTACAGAGCTGCCTGATGCGGGCGAAAGATGCTGTTAATCAGGGGTTGCTCAAAGTCATGTCGAAAATGGGTATTTCCGTCATCAGCTCGTATCGGGGTGGTTATAATTTTGAAGCTGTCGGCTTGTCGCGGGCGCTGGTTGCCGAGTTTTTCCCGGGTATGCCGTCGAGAATTTCCGGCATCGGATTGCCGGGTATCCAGCACAAGATACTGGCGCAACATGAAAAGGCCTTCAAGGAAGATATCATCAGCCTGCCTGTGGGCGGCCTGTACCGCTTCCGCGCCTCTGGCGAGGTACATTCCTTTGATGGTGAATTGGTGCATATGTTGCAAACTGCCGTCGATAAAGACAGTTACTCACTATACAAGAAATATAGTGATGGCATGCGGCAGATGGCACCGGTCAATTTACGCGACTTGATGGATTTTAAATCTGACCGCGAACCGATTTCCATTGATGAAGTGGAAAGCATTACGGAAATTCGCAAGCGCTTTGTCACCGGTGCCATGAGCCTTGGTGCGCTGAGCAAAGAAGCCCATGAAACATTGGCCATTGCCATGAACCGTATTGGCGGAAAATCCGACAGTGGCGAGGGCGGTGAGGATGTTAGCCGGTATAAGCCACAGGCCAACGGCGACAATGCCAATTCAGCGATTAAGCAAATTGCCTCGGGGCGCTTTGGCGTCACGGCGGAATATCTGAATAATTGCGAAGAAATTGAGATTAAAATCGCGCAAGGGGCAAAACCCGGAGAAGGGGGCCAGCTTCCGGGCTTTAAGGTCTCGGAAATGATTGCGAAACTGCGCAATTCAACACCGGGCGTGACCTTGATTTCGCCGCCGCCACATCATGATATCTATTCCATCGAGGATCTGGCGCAGCTGATTTATGATTTGAAGCAGATTAACCCTGAAGCCCGGGTATGCGTTAAACTGGTTGCTGAAGCTGGGATCGGAACGGTCGCGGCGGGTGTTGCCAAAGCCAAAGCCGATGTCATCATGATTTCCGGGAACTCCGGAGGGACCGGTGCCAGCCCTCAAACGTCGGTGAAATATGCCGGCGTGCCGTGGGAAATGGGCCTGCCGGAAGTAAACCAGGTGCTGACGCTCAACAAATTGCGCCCCGGCATTCTCTTGCGGGTGGATGGCGGGATGAAAACCGGCCGCGATATTGTCATGAGCGCCTTGATGGGCGGCGAAGAGTTTGGGCTTGGCACCGGTGCGCTGGTTGCTCTTGGCTGCATACTGGTTCGCCAATGTCACTCCAATACCTGTCCCGTCGGGATTTGTACGCAGGATGAGGATCTTCGCAAGAAATATGAAGGGAATGCTGACAAAGTCGTCAATCTGTTCAGCTTCCTCGCAGAAGAAGTACGCGAAATCCTGGCGGAGCTTGGCTATCGGTCCTTGCAGGAAATCGTCGGACGCAGCAGCTTGCTCTCTCAGGTAAGCCGCGGTTCAGCCCATCTGGATGACCTTGATCTTAACCCGCTTCTGGTTGAGGCAGATTCCGGCGATAATCCGCGCTACTGTATCAATGACGGGCCGGTTCCTGTACCCGAAACTCTGGATGCACAAATGATCATGGATGCGGCCAGTGTGTTTACCAAAGGCGGCGAAAAAAAGCAGCTGGCTTATAGCATTCGTAATACACACCGGGCGATTGGAACCAAACTCTCCTCCAGAATAGTTCGCCAATTTGGCATGACAGGCTTGGAATCCGGACATATTACCGTGCGTCTTCGCGGGTCTGCCGGCCAGTCTCTGGGCGCTTTTGCGGTTCAGGGCTTGCGGCTTGAAGTTTTGGGTGATGCCAATGACTATTGTGGAAAAGGATTGTCCGGGGGTTCGATCATCGTTCGGCCTTTGACCTCTAGCCCGTTGAAATGGAATGATAACACGATCATCGGCAACACCGTTTTATATGGGGCAACATCGGGTTACCTGTTTGCCGCGGGACAAGCCGGGGAACGGTTTGCTGTGCGGAATTCCGGGGCGATTTCAGTGGTTGAAGGCTGTGGTACCAACGGGTGTGAATATATGACCGGGGGCATGATCACGGTTTTGGGCCCCGTAGGCGATAACTTTGGTGCCGGAATGACCGGTGGGATGGCCTTTATTTATGATACCGAAGACACTCTGCCAACCAGTATCAACGACGAAAGTGTCATTTATCAACGGGTCACATCCAAGCATTGGGCTGGCATATTGAAGGATATGGTTGCACAACATGCAGCGGAAACCCATTCACCTCTGGCGCAGTCGCTTGTCGCGGATTGGGATTGGGAACTTGGAAAATTCTACCAGGTATGTCCCAAGGAAATGCTGAACAAACTGGCGTACCCGCTGAGTGATGATTTGGAACTCGAAACAGCCTAG
- a CDS encoding NAD(P)-dependent oxidoreductase yields MSKNMLKFVSLDKKMPAKRAAENRREDFSEIYDEYSEDKATEQASRCSQCGIPYCQVHCPVQNNIPDWLNMTANDRLQEAYEMSQSTNNFPEICGRICPQDRLCEGSCVIEKGFESVTIGAVEKYITDTAWEKGWVKPTVPVTELTQSVGIIGAGPGGLAAADELRKKGYQVHVYDRYDRIGGLLVYGIPGFKLEKDIVEKRAQLLRDSGVTFHMNFEIGRDAGLGELREKHDSIIIATGVYKARDISLPGSGVGGIVPALDYLTASNRKGLGDDVPEFEDGTFDAQGKDVVVIGGGDTAMDCVRTAVRQGAKSVKCLYRRDRKNMPGSLREVVNAEEEGVEFVWLSAPKAFLGDEKVRGVKAIEMHLGIADSTGRQVPVEISGSEHDIPCDLAIKALGFDAEDIPTLFDEPGLEVSRWGTIVAEFGTGLTNLEGVYAIGDIVRGASLVVWAIRDGRDTSLAIDKYLKSQSATESVAIAS; encoded by the coding sequence ATGTCTAAAAATATGCTGAAATTTGTATCATTGGATAAAAAAATGCCGGCGAAACGCGCGGCTGAAAACCGGCGTGAAGATTTTTCTGAAATCTATGATGAATATTCAGAAGATAAAGCAACAGAACAGGCAAGCCGCTGCTCGCAATGCGGCATTCCCTATTGCCAGGTGCATTGTCCCGTACAGAATAACATACCTGATTGGCTGAACATGACGGCCAATGATCGGTTGCAAGAAGCTTATGAAATGAGTCAATCGACTAACAATTTTCCGGAAATTTGTGGCCGTATCTGCCCGCAAGACCGACTTTGCGAAGGCTCTTGCGTCATTGAAAAAGGATTTGAATCAGTTACGATCGGCGCCGTAGAAAAATATATTACCGATACGGCCTGGGAAAAGGGTTGGGTTAAACCGACGGTCCCGGTCACTGAGTTGACGCAATCCGTGGGCATCATTGGTGCGGGGCCGGGTGGATTGGCTGCGGCAGATGAGCTCAGGAAAAAAGGCTATCAGGTTCATGTCTATGATCGGTATGACCGTATCGGCGGATTGCTTGTGTATGGTATTCCTGGTTTCAAGCTCGAAAAAGACATTGTCGAAAAGAGAGCGCAGCTCCTTCGGGACAGCGGTGTGACATTTCATATGAATTTTGAAATCGGGCGTGATGCCGGCCTTGGTGAGCTCCGTGAAAAACATGACTCAATCATTATCGCGACAGGTGTTTATAAGGCCCGGGATATATCCCTGCCCGGGAGTGGTGTAGGTGGTATCGTCCCGGCTCTGGATTACTTGACCGCCTCCAATCGCAAGGGTCTCGGCGATGATGTGCCGGAATTCGAGGATGGCACCTTTGATGCACAAGGCAAGGATGTGGTGGTCATCGGCGGCGGGGATACGGCCATGGATTGCGTACGGACAGCAGTTCGTCAGGGCGCGAAGTCGGTGAAGTGCCTGTATCGCCGGGACCGCAAGAACATGCCCGGTTCCTTGCGCGAGGTTGTTAATGCTGAAGAGGAAGGCGTGGAATTCGTTTGGCTGTCGGCTCCGAAGGCGTTTCTAGGGGATGAGAAAGTGCGCGGCGTCAAGGCGATTGAAATGCATCTGGGTATCGCTGATTCAACCGGCCGCCAGGTTCCGGTGGAGATTTCAGGTTCCGAGCATGACATCCCCTGTGACCTCGCCATCAAGGCACTGGGATTTGACGCGGAAGATATTCCAACTTTGTTTGATGAGCCCGGCCTTGAAGTTTCGCGTTGGGGAACAATCGTTGCTGAATTTGGTACGGGCCTGACCAATCTGGAAGGTGTTTATGCGATCGGGGATATTGTCCGCGGCGCCTCCCTGGTTGTCTGGGCCATTCGCGATGGCCGCGATACGTCACTTGCAATTGATAAATATTTGAAGAGCCAAAGCGCGACAGAATCCGTCGCCATTGCTTCTTGA
- a CDS encoding SDR family NAD(P)-dependent oxidoreductase → MSTQVSPSGSGRVEGKIALISGGASGIGLATAERLAREGAKVAITDVDVAKGEALADRLKSEGHDVIFRELNVVDPASWAAVVEAVVDRWGSLDILLNSAGIGRAHPLMDMTLEEWQQTISINLDGTFLGTQAAMRAMAASDGGSIINISSVAGLVGLPMASAYSASKGGVKLFTKAAALECAELKLNIRINSVHPGYIETPMVMRRFKDLEAEADDIQKLKEQHPLGRLGQREEVASMILYLASDESAFVTGAEFVIDGGYSAK, encoded by the coding sequence ATGAGCACACAAGTTTCCCCCAGTGGATCAGGACGTGTTGAAGGCAAAATTGCCCTGATATCCGGCGGCGCCTCAGGCATCGGGCTGGCAACAGCCGAGCGGCTGGCCCGTGAAGGTGCCAAAGTCGCCATCACCGATGTCGATGTTGCCAAAGGCGAGGCGCTGGCTGATCGACTGAAATCAGAAGGCCATGATGTGATATTCAGGGAACTTAATGTGGTTGATCCGGCATCCTGGGCAGCAGTGGTCGAAGCGGTAGTTGATCGCTGGGGGTCTCTCGATATTCTGCTCAATTCAGCCGGAATCGGCCGGGCGCATCCGCTGATGGACATGACCTTGGAAGAGTGGCAGCAAACTATCTCGATCAATCTCGATGGCACTTTTTTGGGAACCCAGGCTGCCATGCGGGCGATGGCCGCCTCGGATGGCGGCTCGATTATCAATATTTCCTCCGTCGCTGGCCTCGTTGGCTTGCCGATGGCTTCCGCTTATTCCGCCAGTAAAGGCGGTGTCAAGCTGTTCACCAAGGCGGCTGCGCTGGAATGTGCCGAACTGAAACTGAACATTCGGATAAATTCCGTCCATCCGGGATATATTGAAACCCCCATGGTCATGCGCCGGTTCAAGGATCTGGAAGCGGAAGCCGATGATATCCAGAAGCTGAAAGAACAGCATCCACTGGGTCGATTGGGGCAGCGCGAAGAGGTCGCCAGCATGATCCTGTATCTGGCATCGGACGAATCCGCGTTCGTTACCGGTGCGGAATTTGTCATTGATGGAGGATATTCGGCAAAATGA
- a CDS encoding class I SAM-dependent methyltransferase, protein MSRLDSFIRRVSAQRDCLNDAMAQITGRPGSILELGLGNGRTFDHLRASLPDRDIYVFDRHVKAHPDCIPDEAHMIIGDFRDTVPTAMTRLSAPAVMAHCDIGSGDKALSVALAQTLGASLPRLLAANAIIVSDQPFEVASWEQLPLPDGVAAGRYHIYRQK, encoded by the coding sequence ATGAGCAGACTGGACAGTTTTATCCGCCGGGTGAGCGCACAGCGCGATTGCCTAAATGACGCCATGGCGCAGATAACCGGACGTCCGGGCAGTATTCTGGAGCTGGGATTGGGCAATGGTCGGACGTTTGATCATCTGCGTGCAAGTTTGCCGGATCGCGATATTTATGTATTTGACCGCCATGTGAAAGCCCACCCGGACTGTATTCCCGATGAGGCGCATATGATCATTGGCGATTTCCGCGACACTGTTCCCACCGCGATGACCCGCCTGTCAGCACCAGCGGTGATGGCCCATTGTGATATCGGCTCCGGCGACAAGGCGTTGAGCGTTGCCTTGGCGCAAACGCTGGGGGCCAGTTTGCCCCGATTGCTTGCCGCCAACGCGATTATCGTCAGTGACCAGCCGTTTGAGGTGGCGAGCTGGGAACAATTGCCGCTGCCCGACGGCGTGGCCGCCGGTCGGTATCACATTTACCGGCAGAAATAG
- the queG gene encoding tRNA epoxyqueuosine(34) reductase QueG: MPTSISDPTLTATDKQCIREYALTQGFEVAGFTEADFGDLPGQHLAEFIDQNRHGDMDWIVEKADRRRHPQALWPEVQTVLMLGLNYGPDADPLAFSGQSDRGLISVYAQGKDYHDVVKKKLKRIARWIVGTYGGDVKVFVDTAPVMEKPLAEAAGVGWQGKHTNLLSREFGSWLFLGSIFMTVTVPPDVAQQGTCGSCTACLDSCPTNAFPAPYQLDATRCISYLTIETRSHIPREMRALIGNRIYGCDDCLAVCPWNKYAAQAAEMVLRPRAELVAPRLQDLVSLDDAAFRALFSRSPVKRLGRNRFIRNVLIAIGNSGDPVHLGPVTELLEDPSPIIRVAAIWALSHLTSTEQFGLEKQRFSPQESDADVLAEWDSNERE; the protein is encoded by the coding sequence ATGCCGACCTCGATTTCTGACCCAACCCTCACCGCAACCGATAAACAGTGTATTCGGGAATATGCGCTGACCCAGGGCTTTGAGGTTGCGGGTTTTACGGAAGCCGATTTCGGTGACCTGCCCGGCCAGCATCTGGCTGAATTCATTGATCAAAACCGTCATGGTGACATGGATTGGATTGTCGAGAAGGCGGATCGCCGACGTCATCCGCAGGCCCTTTGGCCTGAGGTGCAGACAGTGCTGATGCTCGGTCTGAATTATGGCCCGGACGCGGATCCACTGGCTTTTTCCGGACAGTCGGACCGCGGTCTGATCTCTGTCTATGCCCAAGGCAAGGACTATCATGATGTGGTCAAGAAAAAGCTGAAACGGATTGCCCGCTGGATCGTCGGGACCTATGGCGGTGATGTGAAAGTATTTGTGGATACGGCGCCGGTTATGGAAAAACCACTGGCCGAAGCAGCGGGTGTCGGATGGCAGGGAAAACACACCAACCTGCTGAGCCGGGAATTTGGATCCTGGCTATTTCTGGGCAGTATCTTCATGACAGTGACGGTACCGCCGGATGTTGCACAACAGGGAACCTGCGGCTCCTGTACCGCCTGCCTTGATAGCTGCCCGACCAACGCCTTTCCAGCCCCCTATCAGCTGGATGCAACGCGCTGTATTTCCTACCTGACCATCGAAACCCGCAGTCATATACCGCGAGAGATGCGAGCGCTGATCGGCAATCGGATTTACGGCTGCGACGACTGCCTGGCAGTGTGTCCGTGGAACAAATATGCGGCGCAGGCGGCAGAAATGGTATTGCGCCCGCGTGCTGAGTTGGTGGCGCCACGGCTCCAGGACCTGGTCTCCCTTGACGATGCGGCCTTTCGGGCTCTGTTTTCCAGATCTCCGGTCAAGCGGCTGGGGCGCAACCGGTTTATCCGGAATGTGTTGATTGCCATCGGGAATAGCGGAGACCCTGTGCATTTGGGTCCGGTGACAGAGTTGCTGGAGGATCCGTCTCCAATAATCCGAGTAGCCGCCATCTGGGCGTTGTCCCACCTCACGTCAACCGAACAATTCGGGCTTGAAAAACAAAGATTTAGTCCGCAGGAAAGCGATGCGGATGTTCTTGCTGAATGGGATAGTAACGAAAGAGAATAA
- a CDS encoding adenylate/guanylate cyclase domain-containing protein: protein MFAQSPLIKPDDEEMGLQRRLLILSTLMMTGAAVFWSALYGYFGEIGAAAIPGTYVILSLASLLTLKLRHGFTLLRSSQLACSLLLPFFLMWELGGFVNSSAVVVWSFTSPIGALMFAGRRQAALWFIGFILLVSIGSTIEYPAVTIDNLLPAGVVVVLFVMNLSGVSIVAFVMMSYFVKQKNTALDLLSLERRRSEQLIENMLPASISERLKNEQRPIADQLDNVTIIFADIVGFTGYAMDHDPDEIVLLLDRIFSDFDRLSAEQGLEKIKTIGDAYMVCSGLQGTAETNARGAAHFALAAMADLTKIVKEERLDLNLRIGIHTGTVVAGVIGEQKYSYDIWGDAVNIAARLQQTALPGKILISRDTVDLISDHFETVPQGTTTLKGHTPVDTFVLAGSKA, encoded by the coding sequence ATGTTTGCACAATCGCCCCTCATAAAGCCGGACGATGAAGAAATGGGATTGCAGCGCCGTCTGCTTATTCTATCCACCCTGATGATGACCGGTGCGGCTGTTTTCTGGTCCGCTTTATACGGATATTTCGGTGAAATCGGGGCCGCCGCGATCCCCGGCACTTATGTTATTCTATCTCTCGCCTCTCTTTTAACCCTGAAGCTTCGACACGGATTTACTTTGCTCAGGAGCAGCCAGCTTGCCTGTTCATTGCTCCTGCCGTTTTTCCTGATGTGGGAATTGGGCGGTTTTGTCAATTCATCGGCTGTGGTCGTCTGGTCGTTCACCAGCCCCATCGGCGCCCTGATGTTTGCCGGACGCCGGCAAGCGGCTTTGTGGTTTATCGGCTTTATTCTGCTTGTCTCAATCGGAAGTACCATAGAGTATCCGGCCGTCACCATTGATAACCTGTTACCCGCCGGTGTTGTTGTCGTGCTGTTTGTGATGAACTTGAGCGGCGTGTCCATCGTTGCCTTTGTCATGATGAGCTATTTCGTCAAACAAAAAAATACAGCCCTTGATCTTCTCTCTCTCGAACGGCGAAGATCCGAACAACTGATTGAAAACATGCTGCCGGCTTCTATCAGCGAGAGGTTGAAGAACGAACAGCGGCCCATAGCCGATCAACTGGACAATGTCACAATTATATTCGCCGATATTGTCGGTTTCACCGGATACGCCATGGACCATGATCCCGATGAAATCGTGCTGCTGCTTGATCGGATATTTTCTGATTTCGATAGACTATCGGCCGAACAGGGTTTGGAGAAAATCAAAACCATCGGCGACGCCTATATGGTCTGCAGCGGGTTGCAGGGAACGGCCGAAACCAATGCCCGAGGTGCCGCCCATTTTGCCCTTGCCGCCATGGCTGACTTGACGAAAATTGTTAAGGAAGAGCGTTTGGATCTCAATCTTCGTATCGGCATTCATACCGGCACGGTTGTCGCCGGTGTCATTGGCGAGCAAAAATATTCCTATGATATCTGGGGGGATGCCGTAAATATTGCCGCCCGTCTCCAGCAGACTGCCTTGCCGGGAAAAATCCTGATATCCAGAGACACCGTCGATTTGATTTCAGACCATTTTGAAACCGTACCACAAGGAACAACCACCTTAAAGGGCCATACTCCGGTTGATACTTTTGTCCTGGCTGGATCGAAGGCTTAA
- a CDS encoding glutathione S-transferase family protein → MRTLYHFWISPACRKVRLALDEKGLKFGLQIEKPWERRPNLLARNPAGEVPILVDENGAVLADSQAICEYLEETYEDVPLMAKDPIERAETRRLIAWFDHKFYREVTDNLVDEKIMKRLTKSGMPNTAAIRAGHHNIHYHLEYITYLVERRSWLAGEEYGLADIAAAAQLSSVDYLGDVPWDQHPAAKVWYSRAKSRPSFRGILGDNLPGMPAPKHYADLDF, encoded by the coding sequence ATGCGAACACTGTATCATTTCTGGATCTCCCCCGCTTGCCGTAAAGTTCGATTGGCCCTTGATGAAAAAGGGCTTAAATTTGGACTTCAAATCGAAAAGCCATGGGAACGACGTCCCAACCTTCTGGCTCGAAATCCGGCCGGTGAGGTGCCTATTCTTGTGGATGAAAATGGCGCCGTCCTTGCCGATAGTCAGGCCATTTGCGAGTATCTGGAAGAAACCTACGAAGATGTACCGCTGATGGCGAAAGATCCAATTGAGCGGGCCGAAACACGGCGGCTGATTGCGTGGTTTGATCATAAATTCTATCGCGAGGTAACCGATAATCTCGTCGATGAAAAGATCATGAAACGGCTGACGAAATCCGGAATGCCAAATACAGCGGCCATTCGCGCCGGACATCATAATATCCATTATCATCTGGAATATATCACCTATCTGGTGGAGCGTCGGTCCTGGTTGGCCGGTGAGGAATATGGGCTGGCGGATATTGCCGCCGCCGCACAGTTGTCGTCCGTTGACTATCTCGGCGATGTGCCATGGGACCAGCATCCGGCAGCAAAAGTCTGGTATTCAAGGGCGAAATCCCGTCCGAGCTTCCGCGGGATACTGGGCGATAACCTTCCGGGCATGCCAGCGCCTAAACATTATGCCGACCTCGATTTCTGA